Below is a window of Sulfitobacter sp. SK012 DNA.
CGAGGCCGATCGGCGTGGTATCCTGAAAGGCCAAAACCCGATCCCCTCTGGCGAGGTTTTCAGCGTCTTGGGCAACCGGGGTTGCATCATGTTCTTCCAATGATGGGATGAAGACACTGGGATAGCGCACGATGCCGTCGCGGCGCAGGGCGCGCCATAAGGTGGTGTCATCTGGCGTGGCGAGGCGTGTGTGCAACATCAAATTAGTCTTTGTGCTGTGGTAGCTTTTTGGAGGGCGCGGCGTAGGGCTTGGTCACATCTTTGACCGTGATATCCAGCGCTTCGACCTCAAGGCGGATCGCGCCATCGCCCGCAAGGGTCAGCGTCACAAAACCGGAAGGTGCTTCGGTTTCTTCAAAGCTGATTTGCAGCAGCGAAAGAATGGTGTCGGCGTCGCCCTTTGGCACGCCCTGAGACGCAACAGATTGCACAGTGTTGAACATCAAAACCGATTGCACCCGTTCAGGAGCGTGGCGCGTAAGGCCTTTGTCTTCCCAACGGACGCGGTTGACCAGCAATGCAAAGCGCGAGCCCGCACGGTGCCAGCGCATCTCAGAGGCTGGAAAAACCGCGTCTTGTGTCAGAGACGAGATCACCGTCAGATCGCCGACATCAAGCGCACCTAGATTTAGGGGGGCTTCGCGGCCGTCTTCAAAACTTGCGTCTTGGCTCATGATTCTTTGATCCGTTCAATATTTGCGCCTACGCCGCGCAGTTTTGCCACAACATGTTCATACCCGCGATCCAGATGGTAGACGCGCGAAACCTTGGTTTCACCCTCTGCTGCGAGCCCCGCAAGGATCAACGAGACAGAGGCGCGCAGGTCCGTCGCCATAACGGGCGCACCCTTGAGCTTTTCCACACCAGTCACTGTGGCTTGGCCGCCCTGGACATCAATCTTGGCTCCCATGCGGATCAATTCGGGTGCGTGCATGAACCTGTTTTCAAATATCTTTTCTTCGAGAACGGATGTGCCGTCAGCGGTGCATAACAGCGCCATCATCTGGGCCTGCAAATCAGTGGGAAAGCCGGGAAACGGTTCGGTTGTGACATCCACGGCCGAGACGCGGCCATTGCGGCGTTTCACCTTGAGGCCGC
It encodes the following:
- a CDS encoding DUF2948 family protein; this encodes MSQDASFEDGREAPLNLGALDVGDLTVISSLTQDAVFPASEMRWHRAGSRFALLVNRVRWEDKGLTRHAPERVQSVLMFNTVQSVASQGVPKGDADTILSLLQISFEETEAPSGFVTLTLAGDGAIRLEVEALDITVKDVTKPYAAPSKKLPQHKD